A genomic segment from Vanacampus margaritifer isolate UIUO_Vmar chromosome 3, RoL_Vmar_1.0, whole genome shotgun sequence encodes:
- the ckap2l gene encoding cytoskeleton-associated protein 2-like — MDEEEPATAKSRKELRKKKLMEYLTNKGKHNSQQNECPGKKPETVRQSALQIPRGKENKSLVTNFRHEAKKVQPLAPLDNQKLHRKTFVVGNKDSIRIERTQKVQSTLCKKPTLTGTHTVSTLKAPSLPQKTAKVKAQPTGKASSNFSVAKKSNGTFRPPSNPTTSYLAKTYTARLSLGPMVKTRTGLIPAMIQPRVTRPPPATGVVPSRFAIPSSKALVKKIPLHQGPTLARELKAIPGKQPPCKSRPKSTVTAASSAMPSARLPDQAGKHRSQPKACLTIKKSGVRGRITQTVAASRKPTAAKPKMADTAPKGTSAQVAKQKAPQTTATVVSQPRLETKATKSQTVGKKMATEQAERMKKLQEWREAKGISYKRPPMQLKPAVRRAVMPQPVCNTLKAQEDAHLFIRDVDRSLSDCIKLLTEGCPASQVKGVLSRLPPVSQKFAKFWICKAHLMEREGNLDVLPMFEEAVRIVLEPVDELRAVVFDILKKKEETQACEGDGTEADRTPSKGEQTENCKDEDPTVTPPIRVLISGETGPSSTVKYKITATPGAPSSQQREPIRMDGHEVRFFTPVRRSVRIESTSRPYPNSLREHDQCVASFAELLATEEEEEEEEAAEARGDTMYIYRENEALNDKMVLRLVSEQVIQS, encoded by the exons ATGGATGAAGAGGAACCTGCCACCGCCAAGAGCAGAAAAG aaCTGCGCAAGAAGAAATTGATGGAATACTTGACGAATAAAGGGAAACACAACTCCCA GCAAAATGAGTGTCCAGGGAAGAAGCCTGAGACTGTGCGACAGTCTGCATTACAG ATCCCCAGgggcaaagaaaataaatctctTGTCACAAATTTCCGCCATGAAGCCAAAAAAGTCCAACCATTGGCTCCTCTTGACAACCAAAAGCTGCACAGAAAGACGTTTGTCGTTGGGAACAAAGACAGCATACGCATTGAACGCACTCAGAAAGTACAGTCGACGCTCTGTAAAAAGCCAACACTCACTGGAACACACACCGTTTCCACTCTGAAGGCGCCAAGTCTTCCCCAAAAAACAGCAAAGGTCAAAGCACAGCCCACGGGAAAGGCATCTTCCAACTTTTCAGTGGCGAAAAAGTCAAATGGTACTTTTAGGCCGCCGTCAAACCCTACCACTTCTTACTTGGCAAAGACTTATACAGCCCGGCTGAGTCTCGGGCCCATGGTCAAGACCAGGACAGGGCTCATCCCTGCCATGATCCAACCGAGGGTCACTAGGCCTCCCCCGGCCACCGGAGTCGTTCCTTCAAGATTCGCCATCCCGTCCTCCAAGGCGCTGGTGAAGAAAATCCCACTTCACCAGGGACCGACTCTCGCTCGAGAGCTGAAAGCCATCCCTGGTAAACAGCCGCCTTGCAAAAGCCGACCCAAATCAACGGTGACGGCGGCGTCAAGCGCAATGCCTTCCGCTAGGCTACCTGATCAAGCGGGAAAGCACAGGTCTCAACCTAAGGCCTGCTTGACGATAAAGAAATCTGGAGTACGCGGGCGCATAACTCAAACAGTGGCCGCAAGCAGAAAACCCACGGCGGCCAAACCTAAGATGGCCGACACCGCTCCGAAAGGAACGAGCGCCCAGGTGGCGAAGCAGAAAGCGCCGCAGACCACCGCCACCGTTGTCAGCCAGCCCAGGTTGGAGACCAAAGCGACAAAGTCTCAAACTGTCGGGAAGAAGATGGCTACTGAGCAAGCAGAGAGAAT GAAGAAATTGCAGGAATGGCGGGAAGCTAAGGGAATTTCCTACAAGCGCCCTCCCATGCAGTTGAAGCCTGCAGTTAGACGTGCCGTCATGCCACAGCCCGTCTGTAACACGCTGAAGGCGCAAGAGGACGCTCATTTGTTTATCCGCGACGTGGACAGGTCGCTCTCGGACTGCATTAAGCTGCTCACTGAG GGTTGTCCCGCATCGCAGGTGAAGGGGGTCCTCTCCCGGTTGCCACCAGTGTCCCAGAAGTTTGCCAAATTCTGGATATGTAAGGCCCACCTAATGGAGCGAGAGGGCAACTTGGATGTCCTGCCCATGTTTGAGGAGGCTGTTCGCATCGTGTTGGAG CCAGTGGACGAGCTGCGCGCGGTGGTGTTTGACATcctgaagaagaaggaggagacTCAAG CTTGTGAGGGAGACGGGACAGAAGCGGACCGCACTCCAAGCAAAGGCGAACAAACAGAGAATTGCAAGGACGAAGACCCAACGGTGACACCCCCCATCCGGGTTCTCATCTCTGGGGAGACGGGACCCTCGTCCACTGTCAAGTACAAGATCACAGCCACTCCCGG CGCCCCGTCCAGCCAGCAGCGTGAGCCGATACGCATGGACGGCCATGAAGTGCGCTTCTTCACACCCGTGCGCCGCTCGGTGCGCATCGAGAGCACGTCGCGGCCCTACCCGAACTCTCTGCGGGAGCACGACCAATGCGTGGCGTCCTTCGCCGAGTTACTGGCcaccgaggaggaggaggaggaggaggaggcggccgAGGCGAGAGGCGACACCATGTACATCTACAGGGAGAACGAGGCGCTCAATGACAAAATGGTTCTCCGGCTGGTGAGCGAGCAGGTCATACAGTCCTGA
- the LOC144048805 gene encoding uncharacterized protein LOC144048805 isoform X2, with amino-acid sequence MKRTMASYENQICRVSDNNERQRRQLDAAQTDVRQLSGGQFDLLNLQLAHIKEEEEEEADVSKLARAGVSVTSDSGPHPLRIKKEEEDAEQEMDVNKLPVIVVSVKSDDDEGDHCSPSRGPPPDNLLSPLSDSDNMEEPLRDDKQSKCAKKETTLTEKNSQTRRRCHTPDGHFSCSICVCPHRCQQYHRSNGLTEIISDQ; translated from the exons ATGAAGAG GACGATGGCGTCGTACGAGAATCAAATTTGTCGAGTGAGCGATAACAACGAGCGACAACGACGTCAACTGGATGCTGCTCAAACAG ATGTCCGGCAGCTGAGTGGTGGTCAGTTTGATCTTCTCAATTTACAGCTAGCCCACAttaaggaagaagaagaggaagaggctgACGTTAGCAAGTTGGCACGAGCTGGTGTCTCTGTGACGAGTGATTCGGGTCCACATCCCCTCCGCATtaaaaaggaagaggaggatgccGAGCAGGAGATGGATGTCAACAAGTTGCCAGTGATTGTTGTCTCTGTGaagagtgatgatgatgaaggtgatcATTGCAGTCCAAGTAGAGGACCACCGCCGGACAACCTTTTATCTCCACTGTCAGATAGTGACAACATGGAAGAACCTTTGAGAGACGACAAGCAGTCGAAATGCGCAAAAAAGGAGACGACGCTTACAGAGAAAAATTCTCAAACACGCAGGAGATGTCACACACCTGACGGACATTTCAGCTGCTCgatttgtg tatGCCCTCACAGATGTCAACAGTATCACCGATCGAACGGACTGACGGAAATCATTTCAGACCAATAG
- the LOC144048805 gene encoding uncharacterized protein LOC144048805 isoform X1 — translation MKRTMASYENQICRVSDNNERQRRQLDAAQTDVRQLSGGQFDLLNLQLAHIKEEEEEEADVSKLARAGVSVTSDSGPHPLRIKKEEEDAEQEMDVNKLPVIVVSVKSDDDEGDHCSPSRGPPPDNLLSPLSDSDNMEEPLRDDKQSKCAKKETTLTEKNSQTRRRCHTPDGHFSCSICGKRFAQNRPMIRHMRTHTGEKPFSCSICDKAFSLKEYMKSHMKKHTGETPFRCTFCSKTFSQKKTLQSHMRTHTGEKPFRCTLCGKRFALKLNIVKHTRTHTGEKSFLCSTCGKTFSERHRLLSHLRTHTGEKPFSCSTCGKTFSQRHHMVSHVKTHTGEKPFSCSVCSTAFSRKVNLDIHMRTHTGEKPFSCLTCGKTFSVKATMVKHMRTHTGEKPFSCSECGKRFTQKVNMVMHMRSHTGEHTFS, via the exons ATGAAGAG GACGATGGCGTCGTACGAGAATCAAATTTGTCGAGTGAGCGATAACAACGAGCGACAACGACGTCAACTGGATGCTGCTCAAACAG ATGTCCGGCAGCTGAGTGGTGGTCAGTTTGATCTTCTCAATTTACAGCTAGCCCACAttaaggaagaagaagaggaagaggctgACGTTAGCAAGTTGGCACGAGCTGGTGTCTCTGTGACGAGTGATTCGGGTCCACATCCCCTCCGCATtaaaaaggaagaggaggatgccGAGCAGGAGATGGATGTCAACAAGTTGCCAGTGATTGTTGTCTCTGTGaagagtgatgatgatgaaggtgatcATTGCAGTCCAAGTAGAGGACCACCGCCGGACAACCTTTTATCTCCACTGTCAGATAGTGACAACATGGAAGAACCTTTGAGAGACGACAAGCAGTCGAAATGCGCAAAAAAGGAGACGACGCTTACAGAGAAAAATTCTCAAACACGCAGGAGATGTCACACACCTGACGGACATTTCAGCTGCTCgatttgtggtaaaagatttgCTCAAAATAGACCCATGATAAggcacatgagaacacacacgggagaaaaacccttTAGTTGCTCAATTTGTGATAAGGCGTTCTCCCTCAAGGAATACATGAAATCGCACATGAAAAAACACACAGGCGAAACCCCCTTTCGTTGCACATTTTGTAGTAAAACGTTCTCTCAGAAGAAAACTTTGCAATCACACATGAGGacgcacactggagaaaaaccttttcgTTGTACGTTGTGCGGTAAAAGATTCGCTCTTAAGCTAAACATAGTCAAGCACACGAGGACACACACGGGGGAAAAATCCTTTCTTTGCTCAACGTGCGGTAAAACCTTCTCTGAAAGGCATCGTCTGTTATCACACCTGAGAACGCACACGGGAGAGAAACCCTTCAGTTGCTCCACTTGCGGTAAAACCTTCTCTCAACGGCATCACATGGTGTCACACGTGAAAACGCACACAGGGGAAAAACCGTTCAGTTGCTCGGTTTGCAGCACGGCGTTCTCTCGGAAAGTCAATCTGGATATACACATGAGGACACACACGGGGGAGAAACCATTTAGTTGTTTGACTTGTGGTAAAACTTTCTCCGTCAAAGCAACCATGGTGAAACACATGAGAACGCATACGGGAGAAAAACCCTTCAGTTGCTCTGAGTGCGGTAAAAGATTCACTCAAAAGGTAAATATGGTGATGCACATGAGATCACACACGGGAGAGCATACTTTTAGTTGA
- the acaa2 gene encoding 3-ketoacyl-CoA thiolase, mitochondrial: MALLRGVFIVAAKRTPFGTYGGVLKEHSATDLAEHAAKAALAAGSVAPELIDSVIIGNVMQSSADAPYIARHVGLRCGVPIPVPALTVNRLCGSGFQSIINGAQEICVKDSEVVLCGGSESMSQAPYAVRNIRFGTKFGLDLKLEDTLWAGLTDLHVKIPMGITAENLAEKYKITREDCDNFAYQTQQRWKAAHEAGHYMAEIAPIDVKAKKGKVSMAQDEHPRPQTTMEQMAKLPTVFKKGGTVTAANASGVSDGAAALVIASEDALGQHKLTPLARIVAYHVSGCDPSIMGIGPVPAITEALKKAGLSLGDMDLVEVNEAFAPQYLAVSKALGLDPEKSNVNGGAIAIGHPLGASGARITAHLVHELRRRGGKYAVGSACIGGGQGIAIVLEKC, translated from the exons ATGGCACTGCTCAGAG GCGTATTCATTGTAGCTGCCAAGCGCACTCCATTCGGCACCTACGGCGGCGTCCTGAAGGAACACAGCGCAACAGACCTAGCCGAACACGCGGCCAAGGCGGCCCTGGCCGCAGGGAGCGTGGCACCCGAGCTCATAGACAGCGTCATCATAGGGAACGTCATGCAG AGCTCAGCAGACGCCCCCTACATCGCACGCCATGTTGGTCTGAGGTGCGGAGTTCCCATTCCGGTGCCCGCTCTCACTGTCAATAGGCTGTGTGGATCTGGTTTCCAGTCTATCATCAACGGGGCTCAG GAGATTTGTGTGAAGGACTCTGAGGTGGTATTGTGTGGCGGTTCAGAGAGCATGAGCCAGGCTCCCTACGCCGTACGCAATATCCGATTCGGTACAAAGTTTGGATTGGATCTCAAG CTGGAGGACACCTTGTGGGCGGGGTTGACTGATCTACATGTAAAAATCCCGATGGGCATCACAGCAGAAAACTTGGCGGAGAAGTACAAAATCACACGAGAGGACTGCGACAACTTCGCGTACCAGACGCAGCAACGGTGGAAAGCAG CTCACGAGGCTGGCCACTACATGGCAGAAATCGCTCCTATTGATGTGAAAGCAAAGAAAGGCAAAGTGTCCATGGCTCAGGATGAACACCCTCGTCCTCAGACCACGATGGAACAGATGGCCAAGCTGCCCACTGTCTTCAAAAAGGGAGGCACTGTTACTGCTGCTAATGCTTCA GGTGTTTCAGACGGCGCTGCCGCATTGGTGATTGCCAGCGAGGATGCACTGGGTCAACACAAGCTCACGCCACTGGCCAGAATTGTGGCCTATCATGTGTCAGGCTGCGACCCGAGTATCATGGGCATAG GCCCAGTTCCAGCCATTACCGAAGCACTCAAAAAAGCAGGACTCTCACTCGGTGACATGGACCTGGTGGAG GTGAATGAGGCCTTTGCTCCCCAGTACTTGGCTGTGTCAAAGGCTCTCGGACTCGATCCGGAGAAAAGCAACGTCAACGGTGGCGCCATCGCCATCGGACATCCGCTCGGAGCTTCGGGGGCTCGCATCACCGCTCACCTGGTTCATGAGCTCCG GCGACGCGGCGGCAAGTACGCCGTGGGATCAGCTTGCATCGGAGGCGGTCAAGGAATCGCCATCGTCCTTGAAAAGTGCTGA